One Oryctolagus cuniculus chromosome 7, mOryCun1.1, whole genome shotgun sequence genomic window, ATCCCAGCAGCGAAGGAATCCTTTCTATGCTGACCCTCAGTGAACAGAGAGAGCTGTGGAGACTGTTTGTCTGAGGGGTGTGtggcggcaggcagggccccATCTGGAGTGGGAAGGAGTGAGGAGAGGGAGGTGCCTTGGGTTTGGCATCTGAGCTTCTCCCCCCACCAGTGCATGGCTGAGCTCACAGTTCCTCCCGTCAGGCCTACACCCTGGGCCCCAGTTTCCCAATTCCTGGGAACTGTcaccaagagaaggaagagctGCTACTTCCTCTTTTATCTTGGTTCCTAGCAAAGCTTTTCCGTGAACCAGGGGGAAATGAAAGCGAGCTTCTACCACACAAATCCTGGTCTGTGGGAACCATCAGAGAGAATCTAAGGTGAGCTATCAGAGGAAACCCGAGCTTAGGGGCTCTGTCCTGAGGCCAAAAGATGGACTGAAGCTGAGGAGTCAAATATGTAGGCCCAGACTCCAACTCACCCTGCTAAAGCAGAGGAGAGGCCAGccgtggtgtggggagcaatggAGCTAAAGTGGCTCGGGGTCACATGCCATGCTCAGAGCCTGCACTGAGGTGGCCAGTCTCCTGGGAGCCCTCGCCCAGCACAGATGCGGCTGCAGCACTGACCTCTGTGTAGATGGAAGGGGTGAGGTGGCACAGCAACCGCACGTCGTCCTCCTGGCAAGCCTTCATGTCCATCATCAGGCAGGTGTGCAGGTCGCCCAGCTGCGTGGCCTGAGCAAATGACTCGTACAGGTTCATCTTCCCTGCCGCGGCTTTGCTGCAAGACCGGTTGGGATGAAGTTAGCAGCTGGCCCCCAAGCCCCAAACTTCAAACACTCCTGAAGGAGACCCCCCACTCCAGAATCCCCAGATTCCCCATGCTGATCTGTCCCATGTCCCTCCCCTGTTTTCCCCCAGGGCCTTCACAATTTATGCGGCAACCAGGGGACATTCTCCTTTGTCCCCACCCTTCCCAGGGCTCCAACCAGGATTAGTGAAGCTGCTGACTAATGAGAGTCAAGATGAGAGAGGGAATGCTCAGGCCAAGCTGCACAAGGTTTCTCTCTGGCTGTCTGGGCTCTAACCCAGAAAATGCCTCACAATGCATATAAAACTAACTCAAGATAGCTTACAGGCCTAAATGTAAGACTTGAAATCACACAATtctcagaagaaaacacaggacacCAAAGGCCCATGTAGCCAATGAAGTAACTGGTAGATCTGATTTCAGAAACATTGAACACTTCTGTATTTCAAAAGATGCCATTAAAAAGGTGAAAAGGCAATctgcagaatgggagaagatatttgcagaTCGTGTATTTGGTAAAGGACTTGTATTCAAGATATATAAAGGGCTCTTAAAAGGATCTAGAAAGACTTCTCTCCACAGAAAATGCACAAATGGCCGGTAAGCACATGGCAAGCCATGCGACATCAGCCTCAgtgaaatgcaaaggaaaaccaCACTGAGACACCAGGTTACACCGCCCGGGACAGACGTTGGGGAGCAGGCGGAGGAATGAGGACTGTCACCCGTTTCCGAAGGGAATGTAAAACGGCTGCGGTCTCCCTGGGAGCCAGTCTGGTGGCCTCTCAGCAACACAGAGTGGGTTGCTGCGGGACCTCCCAGACAAGGCTGCTGTTCTCCTGCCGTCCcggctgtgttcccaggccatgagAGCTTATGGTCCACACGGAAACTTGTACATGGATGCTCACAGCAGCCCGAGACAGGAAACAACCCAGTGTCCACCACCAGCCAAACAAAATGTGGTCTATGCACACACTGGACTACTTTTGCTCACAGAAAGAAAGGACTGACACCTGCTACGACATGGTTGAACCTTGAAACATGTTAAGTGAAGACAGCTGAGTCACAAAAGAACGCGCAGTGCGTGGTTCCATTTACACAAACCATCGGATTGGTGAGCCtatagaggcagagagcagaggagtGGACGCCAGGGACTGGGAGACACGGAGGATGGGAAAGTGGCCGCTAACACGTACGCATGGGGTTTCTTTCCAGGAGGACAGAAATGTTGTGCATGAGAGAAGAGTACCAGCTACAGAACTCTGTGAGGGTACTATAACCCACTCGGCTGCACACTTCACACAGCTGACTTGGATGGTGTGTGCGTTCTACCTCACTAAAGCtgctgtttaaaaataaacacttgaaGGTCCTGGTGATGACAGCCAAGGAGCCAGTGTGAGCAGTGGGGCTTTCCCGGGTGCTTCCTGCCCCTTTCGAGTGTGGGGGCCATGCCCACCTGGCCCTCAGATAGTAGAGCAGGTGGTAGCCAATCTTGggctgcttctgatacagctcagAGAGGAGGTCCAGGAGCAGAGAGAAGCTGCTGTTGTCTTCCTGCATCTGGCACAGGTTCCTGGAGGTGGAGAACAGAGGAGAGGGCTCGACTTCACCAAGGACACACTCCCCTGGGCAGCTTCTGGGCTGACGTGAGCTGTCTGTGCCTGCTGCAGTCCGCCTCCTTCCTGGAAAGGGAGGCCCATTACCCCAGGACAagagtgcatgtgtgtggacGGGGCTTACCTGAATATCAGGTAGAGAGGTTTCCCGACAGACTCCTCCAGGGACCTATGGGAGGAGGGTTACACATGAGCAGCCATGTGTgtcggggggaggggctgcaggcagaaATTAGGGAGGACCAGCTTGAGGCAAGGTGCTGCCTGCTTCTTTTCTGCCCCGGAGCCTTGGTAACAGCAGAGACAGGCCCTCACATGGAGCCCCCGTCTGCTGTGCTATCCCCACTAAAGGTGAGACTCCCGCCCttcaggcagaggccaggccagggccccatCCACTGGGAgcagcaaaggctggggctgtgaGGCTTGGCAGCAGAGGCCAGAAGCACAGGGAGGAGATACTAACCCACCGCCCCGGGAGCCCCAGCCCTCAGCAGGCAAAAGTAAACACATGCTTAAATGCATCAGCATATGTGAGCATGAAGCGAACAGATTATTTTTAAGTTCACAGCAACAGCCTATTGGACTTGGCTCTAAGAGCAGCCTGTGGCTCCTAAGGCCCGGGGTCAGCAAATGAGCCTTACTCCTCCGTGATCTCCTCCGGCAGCACCTCCCCACGGAAGTGGGCCTTGAAGAGCTCCTGTAGGCAGGAAGCCAGCACAGACAGCTGCTCCGAGTCAAAgtcttcctggggggggggggaagacaaAGGAGGGTGACTCCTGCCCCACTCCTCCAGAGCCTTGGGATCATCTGCTTCTACCTCTAGGATAAACAAGCTCCCCACCCTGTACCTCCCATCAGCTGGGACCCACATGGCGGAGGAGGGTAAAGGAGGAAAGTCAGTTCCCGGGGAGACATCTGTGGGGGGCTCTGAGTTGGGCAGGCTGGGCTGTTTCCTCCCTAAGGGACTGGGTTCTTCCTCACCTCTAGGACCTGGTCCACGATTTCCTGCATGACCTCACACTGGGCTTCCGTATCACTGCAGTGCACAAGCGAGAGGAAATCCCAGGGATGTAAATGATAGCCGAGGGCAGGACACACGCCCAGAGCACTGAGCACCAGCACACTCACACGCACAGACAGAACAATGGAGCTCCGTGTCAGACACGGCGGagatggcagggctgggcagctctGGGGCAGCATTTCTGCTCtctgggcagaggcccaaggaaaaGGGAAATCCCCATCAGTCCTACTTGGGTTCTCCCAGAGTCTATGGAGAGGGACCCTGAGGAGTTAGGACATGAGGCCAGCCCACTCACAACCCATGTTCCCCAGCACAAACTGCACCGTCCGGCCATGCAGTGGAGCCTCGCTGGACTCCGCGGCTGCCATGGGGTCTGCACCCACCTCCCCTTCTGGAGCTGGAGCACTTTGTCCCTGAGGGACTCATCCAGCTGGTCAAGGTAAGGGGTGATATCAACCGGCTCCTCCACCACCGTCTCCTTGATAGGGTGGAAGCGgaactctctcttctttcctgagAGGAGTGAGTGAGTGCGGGAGGAAGTCAGTCTGCCCAGAAGCCAGCCAGAGACAGTCCCCTTGACCCCCGTGTCCCTGCCTCGCACACCTGCGGCATGTGCCTGCTTATTTAGGGCTGTGCGAGTGCCTAAAGCCTCTCCCTGACTACGCACGGGCCCAGGAACCAGTTCTTCCCTTCTTGGTCCCACACTGTTAAGTACAGACTCTGCACCCAGAGTCCCATCCAGGAACCCTAAAAACGAAACTTTACCGCAGAGAGGCTGCTCCTGGGGACTGCTCCTCCCAGGGCGCCTCACCCTGAACCACCCTGGCTGCCAGCCTCACCCTTGCTGTTGAGCTCCTCCTCGTCATCGCTGAAGGCCGCCTCTGCATTGTCGTAGCAACCTTCGTCCTTGTCCGACAGATGGTTGTCCATCTCCATGGAAACTGGCTCCTCAATTTTGACTTGGGAGTAAAGAGAACATCTGTGTCCTCTAGCACGCCCCGTGCTTCTGGGACGGGGAGACTGGAGGGCACGTTGGGGAGCCTGGAGCCCTATGACCTAGACGGAGGACTGGCTCTGGAAAGACAAACATCTTGTCCTCACAGCTTCCAGACCCTGCAGTGGGATGGCCCCAGGGATCAGAGCAACACAGGGCAGGACTCTTCTCTGCTCAGCTCAGGATCAGCGAGGACAGTGAGGCTGGCAATGGTCCCCAGTGCACATTAATGCAAGACCATGTTGGGAGGCACTGCTTTGCTCTGCTTACTCCCCATTCCAAAACAAAaagcgtgtgtatgtgtgtgtacgggAGGGAGATGGCAGTCTGGAGTCAGAAGCAAGGCTTGAGACCCACCATGACAACCCCTTAGGGCTGGGAAGACAAGAGAATGGGCAGTGTCAAGGCAGAGACGCACATTCTGCAAAAGGCTTCTCCCTACCGAGAAATCATTCAGGGAGAAAAAGAAGAGTTAACAGAAAGGTCAGTGAAGGTCAGGGAAGATGAGAAGAAGTGAGAGAACCAAGCGCCAACATAAAAATGAAGGAGATGAAACGGGGAAAGATAACCGAGATGAACAGTGTCACAGCGGCGCGGAGCCACGCGGTAACAACCTCCTCAACAAGGCTCAGGCTGGAGAGCCTGGGaggcctcctccctcttctaacACAAGTGACAGCATGGCGGCGGGCATACCTTCCACTGGGGGGGACGGTGAGCTGCAGAACTCAGGAAACTTCTCTCTCAGCATTGCCCGCAGTTCCTTGTCCAATTTAGGGTTGTCAAACAGGGGAGCCAAGTGTCTAATGGAGAACACAGATCAAAGTCAACATCAGAGCCCTCATTTCCAACTCACCACGGAGTTTAAGAGAGGTCTAAGCCCCATCAGTATAGTGTAGCCATTCCCAGATCCTTGGAACAGAAGGCATCTGAAGCCCTCTGTAATACAAACATGAGAGAGCAATTTCTCTAGAGGTGAAGAGCACACGGGCCAGCAGTCTGTGGAGCAGTGTTCTTTGTACCCATCCAGGGAAAGGGCCAGGAGCACAGTGGCAGTATCTGGGTAGGCCTGACCTGCCAGCAGCTGGACCTCAGGAAACCTGGGCACACAACCCTACCCCAACCTTGCCCAGAAAGTCCTTACGCCAAGACCCGCTTCTCCACGATGTGGTTGAGGGAGGAAAAGACACCCTGCCGCACGTGGCCCTCCAACGGCGGATAGAAGTTGGGAATGAtctggaagggaggagaggaggaaggaatggGCACAGAACTCTCCATCCAGAATGTTCTGGATGCAGCTCTGGTTTTGATCAGGGGACGCTGGGGATATGGCTGCAGACATGACACAGGGTTCTTGACTATTCCAGGCTACTGAAATGGAAAACTCTCCTCTATGAGACTGGACTCTATAGACCTGGAGACATCATCCCTGCAGCTGAGAAGCCCCCTGGAGAAGTGGAAATGTGGAAGGGAAGTGTTCACTAACTTGGGGACAGGACCCACAAGCACAGGCAAGGGGCACCAGGAAGACTCATTCTGGGAGACTGGGGGACATACTTCACTCTGCCCGGTCAGGAATGGGGAGAAAATGGGCGCTGGCACTCACACGGCACATGAAGTCCAGGAGTGTGGCAGTGATGGCTGGGTGGGGCTTCATGGAGTGATGCATGACCAGGATGGCTGGTTCTAGGGAAGGCAGAATTAAGGGGCACCCCCCCCATCAGGCAGCCCCTGGGGAATGCCCCATCTGTCTCCCCGCCCCCGTTCCCTCTGAGCTGTAGACACAAGAGCAGACAGCCCCTCTAACGGCTCAGCCCTCCTCTCCCTTGTCTCCCAGCGTTCAGCTTGgagaagggaggtgggggaggtaAAGCAGGCTGTGGGTGAGCCTCTTCCTTGCCTGCTCCCCTTCCCCCCCACCGCCTGCTCTGAAGTCCAAGCACAAGGCTGTTGGGAGAAGGGGGTGGAGTGATGGCTTGGCCTCATCAAAGCGATTTTCCTTCTGGGTCAAGGGAGACTGATGAGGAATGGCGGAACTGCTCCCAGATAAGCTGCCTCCACTCCAGGCAGCACTGCGATTTATGAATGCCATCACCAGGACAAGGCAgtggggcttgggggtggggcagtggcaTGGCCCGGTCTCAGTCACATACCTATGTTCATAATGCTGTCTTTGTCTGGGCTAAAGAACAGCCAGTCGTAAAACAAAGCCAGCTTGGCATTAGAAGCAGCAACATTAGACtggaagagagaagggggaaacaGAGCTGGTTTCATCAAATCAGCCCCCTGCCCTTGGGAGGCCCAAGGCAGATTTCAGGCCCCTTGGCTGATCCTGGTGGAACCCCACAGGGGTAGGGGAACCCATCTGTGTTGTATGAGTGGCCCTGTAGTCTCACCCACCAGGGGCACCGGGGCTGTCCTGGGTCCTTCAAACTCCAGAAGTACACATCCTTGATCCCCACCAAGGGAAACCCTTAGACTGTGGACTGCATTGACCACCCAGAGCTGACAGGCACACTCCTGACAAGGGGATCCCAAGAGGGCCTGTTGTCTTATCTGAGTCAGCGCCAAGGACCCAGGCAGATGGGGAAGGGAGAACCCCATCACAAGAGGTCAGGTGTCAGCCAGGTGCCAGCCAGGTGCCAGAGAACAGCTTCCCACCCCAGGCACAGGGAGGAGCCGCTTTCTTCCCTGTGCCTTCACTACATGTGGAGAAGGAAATATCTAAAGCTGATGCCAAAAGGCACAGGGCTGAGGGTCTAAAGAATGCCCACCCTGAATCTGAGGAAGGAACAATTCACAGGAATAACTATGTCCGGCAGATGCCTCAGAGATCCAAGCTTTGGGGGTTGACACTAATGTGGTAGATGAACCCATTCAACTCCAACCCCAGGTGGGAAATCATGAGTGAAACTAAACTTCTTGAGAGATAAAAGGAGGTGGGGCAAAAGGATGAACTATTCAGGAGAACCACAGGGAAGGAAGGACCTTGAGGGGTCAGATGGCCCCGGGGCATCCAGACGCAAGGAGATAAGGGGAACATGAAGGAAGAGGCGCCTTGGCCACACTGTGTCCTCCACCCTAAGGCCTAGCTGCTCACCGTACATGTCGTCAGGAGCCAACCAATGATGGCCCATCGGGGCAAGATATCTGAACTCAGCACTTCATTGGAAGGGTGGACTACCCCACAGATGTAGCGAATGAGGTCACAGCGCAGGGACTGACTATCTGGAGTCGACAGGTACTGGCGCTGGAACCAATCCTGATACCGCTTTTGTTGACCGAACCGCACCTGGGAGAAGGGAAAGTTGGGaaaaaaaacttggaagcaaGGGCGGGGTCCTGGGCAGAGGAAATGAGCACCATTCAACTCCGGCCTGACCCCTACCTCTGTTTCTTCCCACCACTACTCATTAGCTCATCCTGTCTCTTAAGACTTCCCTCCTTTGGGAGGACGTCTTGATTTTAAAAAACGCTCTAGTCTTTCTAGTTTGCCTtgcatgccagtgttgcaaacacTCTCGCTGCTGTATCTGATGCCACATTTATCCCTACCTGCAGCTGCACTCCATGTCTGGCTCCTTCCTCCTGTACCAGTCACTAATTCTCCAGGCGTAAGGACACTTTTCCATTTCCCTGAGCCACTGGTAAATGGCAGGGAAAGTGCCTTcagagcaggagctgagcctgTTCAGCACAGACAGCTCCCTGACACCAGATGACCTAACTGGACCAGTATCTACGGCACACACTCTCCAAATCTTACTGTAAGCCCAGCCCCTACACAGACCCTAAATGGTTACAAAATACAACACTAAATAAGGAGAAAGATCCagttttcctcctcttcccctatCAGAACAATCAACCAAAACAGAGCAGAAAGGGAAACAAAAAGATAACATCTAGACCAACGCTGTCCAACAAGACTGCAATGATGGTGGCCACGGACACTTCAAACTCAGCCACTGCAACTGAGACACTGAATTTTAAGTTTCTACTTAATTACAACTAGGTTCACTGACACTGCACATGGCTGCTGGCTATCACATGATACAGCATGGACCTCATTAGTTTTCTTGGATCACTCAGGAAATGCAGAACTGGTTAGGATGGGGTTCTCTACCAGCAGATTGGCTGCAGAGGGATTGCCTGGGATGTCTGCTAAAACCACAGACTCCTCAGTAGGCTTCACTGGGAGTGGGACTCAGGAAGCTCCACCTTTAGGGTGCTCACTCCTTAAGCAATTCTGAATAATTCAGCCACATTTGGAACCCATGATGAACACATTCTTTTTCTACCCTTTTATAGCACACTTCACACTTGTAAATGACAGTATTTGTTTATAATTGATGGTTTAATGACTGCTTTGGATACACTGAAAGCTTCAccaagagttaaaattgtatctTACTCAATACTGTACTCCCAATCCTTAGCATCATGTCCAATGTGTagacacagaaaaagaacaaagaaaaacagcCAGCAGTCAGTGGTAGATCCAGGCCACCATCCACATAGCCACCACACCACTGGTCAGTACTCAGCAGCAATAGACTTGCAGAATGAAGCAAGAAGCCAGCTAGCCCCTGCACCTCCTCTTCCTGCTGCGGCAAGTTGGCTTACCCGGGATGTCATAAAGAGGAGCTTAGTCTCCATGTCTGGAGTTAGACGGCATGCTAGGAATTTTCGAGATGTTCTTGACTGAAGAAGCTGTAGGATACCTGAACCAGGagcagaaggaaacagaaaagagagGGGAGGCACTTGGGGCACTGGTTAAGAagtgcttgggatacctgcactggagtgtctgggtttgggtcccagctccactctctcCATTTCAATTTTCTATTAGTGCacacctaggaggcagtaggtgatggctcaagtgcttggatccctaccacccacatggaagatccacaTTGGGTTCTggatccctggctttggcctggcccagttccacctgttgtgggcatttgggaaagaaTCACCAGatagaaaatttttttctctgtctccctgcctttcaaattaataattttttttaaaggaagtaaacaagggtgggagagagggattAAGGGAAAAGAAAAGCCTGGGAACTGGAAGAAGTGGAAGGCAGTTAGTGAAACTGGGCCAGGTACTGACAGCAAGGGGCCTTCCTACGGAAATTCTAAGATGAGATGAAGGGGTATGAGTGCAGCTTCTATCCAGCACTTGTGTCTTCTGttccaacaccagccccagggcccagctgtACTAAGCCTTTCCTTCTGCTAGCCTTCCAGAATCTCCTACCCATATTACTGCAGGTAACAACAGATGGGAAGCCCCGTCAGTCTTCCTGCTTCTGACGGTCCCATCACTGGGGTCCTGGGATCAATGTGATATGGCAGAAACTTATGCTCTGGACTGAGAAAGACCTGGATCCAAACACTGCCTGTCACTCACGAGCTGTGAGGCTTTAGAAAAGATTAGCTAATTTCTTTGAACTTCCGACTTCTTATTTGTAaatgtggaaataaaaatatgaatcacATGGAGCTGTCCTGAGACTGAATGAGTTAACATGTGTGTGCCATGGGgccgcgctgtggtgcagcgggttaataccctggactggagtaccggcatcccatatggacaccggttctggtcccagctgctcctcttccgatccagctctctgctatagcctgggatagcagtggaggatggcctgagtccttgggcccctgcacccatgtgggagacccgggagaagctcctggctcctggcttcagattggcgcagctccggccactgtggccaattgggaagtgaaccaatggagggaagacctctctctctctctctgcctatcctctctctgtgtaactctgactttcaaataaacaaagctgTCCAGCTACTGTTCAGACTACAGCAGGACCCTGGGAAAGaggaaggtgaaatgaagaagacctggaggaagcataGAGACCTTTTTTCTTCAGCAAAGAGGATCCCTTGTCAAAGGCAAGAGAGAGGAAGACCACTCCTAGGGAGAGATGTTCTCTCACTGGACTTACTCCAGCCCCCCTGCTGACTCAGTCTCATGAAGTGACCTCTGACACCCCTGCCAGACTCACTGGTCACTGGCTCACCTCCTGGGACAAGGAACTGCTGGGAGGGGAGACGATCCAGTTCTCTCTCTTGTTTCTTAGAAGTAATGACAGCACAGTCTGCCACATGGGGCTGTCCAGGAACCACATGGACTGCAGCGTATCTCTGCCATTCCCAAGCCCGGCTGAATCTGGCAGAGCGTGCCTTGTCCCAAGCTTCACCTGTCTGACTGCCGAAGACTCCCCTACTGACCACCTCTGCCCACTTGTTGAAGGACATATCCACTCATCTCCCGCCTCTCAAGACCAGGAGGCCAGGCCCTTACTTACCTGTGAACTGAGGACTCAAGGCCTGGGGGTTATGGATAATATCCTTCCAAAGCAGCTCAAATTCTGGTATTCTAGCAACATTCTGCAGTAGTCTTACAAGGTCCCGGCCAATCATTAAACATTCCATGAACTTgacgggaggaggaggaagccgggAGGACaggaaagagaataaaaacaTGGATTGTTTACCTCGTGAGGGAGGACAAAGGAACAACATGTtctagggagggaaggaaagagggtgaAGGGACTGTATGACTTCCTGTGGAACCAAGGCCTTGGCTCCTAGCTGCTCAGGGGAACAGAGCTTCAAGTTG contains:
- the INTS3 gene encoding integrator complex subunit 3 isoform X2 — translated: MNIVLNKINQILMEKYLKLQDTCRTQLVWLVRELVKSGVLGADGVCMTFMKQIAGGDVTAKNIWLAESVLDILTEQREWVLKSSILIAMAVYTYLRLIVDHHGTAQLQALRQKEVDFCISLLRERFMECLMIGRDLVRLLQNVARIPEFELLWKDIIHNPQALSPQFTGILQLLQSRTSRKFLACRLTPDMETKLLFMTSRVRFGQQKRYQDWFQRQYLSTPDSQSLRCDLIRYICGVVHPSNEVLSSDILPRWAIIGWLLTTCTSNVAASNAKLALFYDWLFFSPDKDSIMNIEPAILVMHHSMKPHPAITATLLDFMCRIIPNFYPPLEGHVRQGVFSSLNHIVEKRVLAHLAPLFDNPKLDKELRAMLREKFPEFCSSPSPPVEVKIEEPVSMEMDNHLSDKDEGCYDNAEAAFSDDEEELNSKGKKREFRFHPIKETVVEEPVDITPYLDQLDESLRDKVLQLQKGSDTEAQCEVMQEIVDQVLEEDFDSEQLSVLASCLQELFKAHFRGEVLPEEITEESLEESVGKPLYLIFRNLCQMQEDNSSFSLLLDLLSELYQKQPKIGYHLLYYLRASKAAAGKMNLYESFAQATQLGDLHTCLMMDMKACQEDDVRLLCHLTPSIYTEFPDETLRSGELLNMIVAVIDSAQLQELVCHVMMGNLVMFRKDSVLNILIQSLDWETFEQYCAWQLFLAHNIPLETIIPILQHLKYKEHPEALSCLLLQLRREKPSEEMVKMVLSRPCHPDDQFTTSILRHWCMKHDELLAEHIKSLLIKNNSLPRKRQSLRSSSSKLAQLTLEQILEHLDSLRLNLTNTKQNFFSQTPILQALQHVQASCDEAHKMKFSDLFSLAEEYEDSSAKPPKSRRKAALSSPRSRKNATQPPNAEEESASSSASEEEDTKPKPTKRKRKGSSAVGSDSD